One genomic window of Terriglobales bacterium includes the following:
- a CDS encoding acyloxyacyl hydrolase has translation MRLAAVILLLCVSVAAQNSNSIHKGAWELGIWTGGGTWVPGGTEDTQVWNAGLRVGYLLTDHFEYAVDLIPAYVVFQPVENSYGGGFTPVLLKYNFSAGKKVVPYLEGGAGLLFTNHDVPFGTNAVNFTPQAAAGLQFFIQHNRSINLAARYVHISNAGLASPNPGINTIQFTLGYHWWK, from the coding sequence ATGAGACTGGCCGCCGTCATTCTGCTGCTCTGTGTCTCTGTTGCCGCGCAAAACTCCAACTCCATCCACAAAGGCGCCTGGGAGCTCGGTATCTGGACGGGTGGCGGAACCTGGGTCCCCGGCGGGACCGAAGACACGCAGGTCTGGAACGCGGGCCTGCGGGTCGGATATCTGCTCACCGACCATTTCGAGTACGCCGTCGATCTGATCCCCGCCTACGTGGTCTTCCAACCGGTGGAGAACTCTTACGGCGGCGGATTCACGCCCGTCTTGTTGAAATACAACTTCTCTGCCGGGAAGAAGGTGGTGCCCTACCTGGAGGGAGGAGCGGGGCTTCTCTTCACCAATCACGACGTGCCTTTCGGCACCAATGCGGTGAACTTCACGCCTCAAGCTGCAGCGGGGTTGCAGTTCTTCATTCAGCACAACCGTTCCATCAATCTCGCAGCGCGGTACGTGCATATCTCCAACGCCGGCCTCGCCTCTCCCAACCCGGGTATCAACACCATCCAGTTCACGCTCGGATATCACTGGTGGAAATGA
- a CDS encoding YebC/PmpR family DNA-binding transcriptional regulator codes for MSGHSKWATIKHKKGALDAKRGKIFTRLIKEITMAAKGGGDPDKNPRLRGAIAAAKAENMPADNIKRAIQRGTGELPGVSYEEFTLEGYGPGGVAMLIEISSDNRNRTVSEIRHVLTKNGGNMGEAGSVAYMFHKKGSVTIPKSAVKEDDLMGVVLDAGAEDLRDDGENWEVVTDPHSYEPVLAAVKKANLPVTTSEIAMLPQTYVKLEGQQAGTMIRLLEALEDHDDVQHVYSNFDIDQKALEEVAS; via the coding sequence ATGTCCGGCCATTCCAAATGGGCCACCATCAAACACAAGAAGGGCGCGCTGGACGCCAAGCGCGGCAAGATCTTCACCCGCCTGATCAAGGAGATCACCATGGCGGCCAAGGGCGGGGGCGATCCCGACAAGAATCCGCGCCTGCGCGGAGCTATTGCCGCCGCCAAGGCGGAGAACATGCCCGCCGACAACATCAAGCGCGCCATCCAGCGTGGTACCGGCGAACTCCCCGGCGTCAGCTACGAAGAGTTCACCCTGGAAGGCTACGGGCCGGGCGGGGTGGCCATGCTCATCGAGATCTCCAGCGACAACCGCAACCGCACTGTCAGCGAGATCCGCCACGTCCTGACCAAGAACGGCGGGAACATGGGCGAGGCCGGTTCGGTCGCCTACATGTTCCACAAGAAAGGTTCGGTCACCATCCCCAAGTCCGCGGTGAAGGAAGACGACCTGATGGGCGTCGTGCTCGACGCCGGCGCCGAAGACCTGCGCGACGATGGCGAGAACTGGGAAGTCGTCACCGACCCGCACAGCTACGAGCCCGTGCTGGCGGCGGTGAAGAAGGCCAATCTGCCGGTTACCACGTCGGAGATCGCCATGCTGCCCCAGACCTACGTGAAGCTGGAAGGGCAGCAGGCCGGCACGATGATCCGCCTGCTGGAGGCGCTGGAGGACCACGACGACGTCCAGCACGTGTACTCCAATTTCGATATCGACCAGAAGGCGCTGGAGGAAGTGGCGAGTTAG
- a CDS encoding AI-2E family transporter: MDLQDHLRTTGSALHRWFVAQTYDSLIVGGIWLVGLWIIGVPWAPFWALLAFAFQYVPHFGPILSLIGPAFAGVTSGGGMRLIYVLILYATIAVADGLVLQPYIMKRTVKVPIWASILTPLVLGFFFNFIGVLVSAPLLAVLYTYKARTRQPEVLPPDPRPQQLRR, translated from the coding sequence ATGGATCTTCAAGACCACCTGCGCACCACCGGCTCGGCCCTGCACCGCTGGTTCGTCGCCCAGACCTACGACTCGCTGATCGTCGGCGGCATCTGGCTGGTGGGGCTGTGGATCATCGGCGTGCCCTGGGCTCCGTTCTGGGCACTGCTCGCCTTCGCGTTTCAATATGTTCCCCACTTCGGTCCCATCCTCTCGCTGATCGGCCCCGCCTTTGCCGGCGTGACCAGCGGCGGCGGCATGCGCCTGATTTACGTCCTGATCCTGTACGCGACGATCGCCGTTGCCGACGGCCTGGTGCTCCAGCCGTACATCATGAAGCGGACGGTGAAGGTACCCATCTGGGCCTCCATCCTGACCCCGCTGGTGCTCGGCTTCTTCTTCAACTTCATCGGAGTGCTGGTCTCGGCGCCGCTGCTCGCGGTCCTCTACACCTACAAGGCCCGTACCCGACAGCCGGAGGTCCTTCCGCCCGACCCGCGTCCGCAACAGCTTCGGCGTTAG
- a CDS encoding sigma-70 family RNA polymerase sigma factor — translation MEDALEITAAGRFAEGVTPLDFERLVPEYQQRIYRILLGLVRDPDTADNLTQECFVRAYQKRAAFRGDSSVATWLVSIAINLARDHARNRRTHFWQRLFATPVEEREEAMASARDRGSSAEQRLIASQQLSQVWHIVDGLSPRQREVFLLRFVEELPLEQIAEATGMQVGTVKAHLARAVSTVRQRVREYAVRTTPERH, via the coding sequence ATGGAAGACGCGCTCGAGATCACGGCCGCCGGGCGGTTCGCGGAAGGGGTGACTCCGCTTGATTTCGAGCGGCTGGTCCCCGAGTACCAGCAGCGGATCTACCGCATCCTGCTGGGCCTGGTGCGGGACCCCGACACGGCCGACAACCTGACCCAGGAATGCTTTGTGCGCGCCTACCAGAAGCGCGCCGCCTTCCGCGGAGACTCCAGCGTGGCGACCTGGCTGGTCTCGATCGCCATCAACTTGGCCCGCGACCACGCCCGCAACCGGCGCACGCACTTCTGGCAGCGGCTATTCGCCACTCCGGTCGAGGAGCGTGAAGAGGCGATGGCCAGCGCCAGGGACCGCGGTTCATCCGCGGAGCAGCGGCTGATCGCCTCGCAGCAGCTTTCGCAGGTCTGGCACATAGTGGACGGTCTCTCTCCACGGCAGCGCGAAGTCTTCCTGCTGCGCTTCGTCGAGGAGCTGCCGCTGGAGCAGATCGCCGAAGCCACCGGGATGCAGGTCGGGACGGTGAAGGCGCACCTTGCACGGGCCGTCTCCACCGTTCGGCAACGAGTGAGGGAGTATGCAGTTAGAACGACACCTGAACGACACTGA
- a CDS encoding periplasmic heavy metal sensor, producing the protein MKRIVLIVLLLFFVAGPATAQEAGVRRHTGPLGAAPTPPPAPPAPLGKWWKNSDVVKELQLSDAQIKQIEQTFIDYRLKLIDLRAEVERQELRLQPLIEADRPDEQQVGAQVDAVLAARAKLEKTNTMMMLAIRRALSVEQWKKLQAIQQKREGPFMRHFEGPVPQPGAHMERDVFYYRRGPGGAPEATPPPPGAEHDE; encoded by the coding sequence ATGAAACGCATTGTGCTGATCGTACTGTTACTGTTCTTTGTCGCCGGCCCAGCCACCGCCCAGGAGGCTGGAGTACGTCGACATACAGGGCCGCTGGGCGCGGCTCCCACGCCGCCTCCGGCTCCGCCCGCACCGCTGGGCAAATGGTGGAAGAATTCGGACGTGGTCAAGGAGCTGCAACTGAGCGATGCCCAGATCAAGCAGATCGAGCAGACATTCATCGACTACCGCCTGAAACTGATCGACCTGCGTGCCGAGGTGGAGCGGCAGGAACTGAGGCTGCAGCCCCTGATCGAAGCCGATCGCCCGGACGAGCAACAGGTCGGGGCGCAGGTGGATGCGGTGCTGGCGGCCCGCGCCAAGCTGGAAAAGACCAACACCATGATGATGCTGGCCATCCGGCGGGCGCTTTCGGTGGAGCAGTGGAAGAAGCTGCAAGCCATCCAGCAGAAGCGCGAGGGGCCATTCATGCGCCACTTCGAAGGGCCGGTACCGCAGCCCGGCGCACACATGGAGAGGGACGTCTTCTACTACCGGCGCGGCCCCGGAGGTGCGCCTGAGGCAACTCCCCCGCCGCCCGGCGCCGAGCACGACGAGTAG
- the purQ gene encoding phosphoribosylformylglycinamidine synthase subunit PurQ translates to MKFGVLVFPGSNCDHDAYWVAGQVAKQPVTFLWHETHDLEDCDAVIVPGGFAYGDYLRTGAIARFAPVMESVKKFAASGGLVIGICNGFQILCEAGLLPGALMRNSGLKYICKHVHVRVESIDTPFTNACRKGEVLRIPIGHMEGNYYCDQATLDALQRQERVVFRYSTPQGQITAQANPNGSLDNIAGVCSEGRNVLGMMPHPERASEDQLGSADGFKVFQSMVGALAAR, encoded by the coding sequence ATGAAATTCGGCGTACTGGTGTTCCCGGGCTCCAACTGCGATCACGACGCCTACTGGGTAGCCGGGCAAGTGGCCAAGCAACCGGTAACCTTCCTCTGGCACGAAACCCACGACTTGGAGGATTGCGACGCCGTCATCGTGCCCGGCGGCTTCGCCTACGGGGATTACCTGCGCACCGGGGCCATCGCCCGCTTTGCTCCGGTGATGGAATCGGTAAAGAAGTTTGCCGCCTCGGGCGGGCTGGTGATCGGCATCTGCAACGGCTTCCAGATCCTGTGCGAAGCGGGATTGCTGCCCGGCGCGCTCATGAGGAACTCAGGGCTGAAATACATCTGCAAGCACGTGCACGTACGCGTGGAAAGCATCGACACGCCCTTTACCAACGCCTGCCGGAAGGGCGAGGTGCTGCGCATCCCCATCGGGCACATGGAAGGCAACTACTATTGCGACCAGGCCACGCTGGACGCGTTGCAGCGGCAGGAGCGGGTCGTCTTCCGCTACTCGACCCCCCAGGGTCAGATCACGGCGCAAGCCAATCCCAACGGATCCCTGGACAACATCGCCGGCGTCTGCAGCGAGGGCCGCAATGTGCTCGGCATGATGCCGCACCCCGAACGCGCCAGCGAGGACCAGCTGGGTTCGGCTGATGGGTTCAAGGTCTTCCAGTCCATGGTCGGAGCGCTGGCCGCAAGATAG
- a CDS encoding alpha/beta fold hydrolase, translated as MYEFGPFRLEVEERRCLKRGQPVRLRGKVFDTLAALVTHHGRLLRKDELLGMVWPDTIVEENNLDHTISRLRKALGDQGQYIETVPRQGYRFVAPVTESDRTAAPPAVVQRPPQIPEQKICFFTTDDGVRIAYSTAGSGPPLVKAANWLNHLEFEWKSPIWRHWIPELTRRHTLIRYDERGNGLSDWNIQDFSFEAWVRDFDQLIDTLGLKHFALLGISQGGAVAVSYAVRHPERVSRMILYGAFARGWSMRNAPQEVERRTALLTLIKFGWGKDNPAFRQLWSSLFTPDAPPEQFDWFNELQRVTTSPENAVELLSAGGRINVVDLLPSVRCPTLVLHSAGDAVVPIAEGRLLASRIPGARFVELPSRNHLVMAHEPAWKVFTREVRSFLEEDAAQYAGGSLRLVRGGRR; from the coding sequence GTGTACGAATTCGGGCCTTTCCGGCTCGAAGTAGAGGAACGGCGCTGCCTCAAGCGCGGCCAACCGGTCCGGTTGCGCGGCAAGGTGTTCGACACACTGGCGGCCTTGGTCACTCACCATGGCCGGCTGCTGCGGAAAGACGAACTCCTGGGGATGGTCTGGCCGGACACGATCGTCGAGGAGAACAACCTCGACCATACGATCTCGCGCCTTCGCAAAGCGCTGGGAGATCAGGGGCAGTACATCGAAACCGTCCCCCGCCAGGGATACCGGTTCGTTGCCCCGGTGACGGAATCCGACCGCACCGCAGCGCCACCGGCTGTCGTGCAGAGACCTCCCCAGATCCCGGAGCAGAAGATCTGCTTCTTCACCACCGACGACGGCGTCCGCATCGCCTACTCCACAGCGGGGAGCGGGCCGCCGCTGGTCAAGGCGGCCAACTGGCTGAACCACCTGGAATTCGAGTGGAAGAGCCCTATCTGGCGGCATTGGATCCCCGAACTCACCCGCCGGCACACGCTCATACGTTACGACGAGCGCGGGAACGGGCTCTCGGACTGGAACATCCAGGACTTCTCCTTCGAGGCCTGGGTGCGGGATTTTGACCAGTTGATCGACACCCTGGGGCTGAAGCACTTTGCGCTGCTGGGTATCTCGCAGGGAGGCGCGGTGGCCGTATCGTATGCGGTCCGGCACCCGGAGCGGGTCAGCCGCATGATCCTCTACGGCGCATTTGCCCGCGGCTGGTCGATGCGCAACGCCCCGCAGGAGGTGGAACGGCGTACCGCCTTGCTGACCCTCATCAAGTTCGGCTGGGGAAAGGACAATCCCGCATTCCGACAGCTTTGGAGCTCCTTGTTCACTCCCGATGCGCCGCCGGAGCAGTTCGACTGGTTCAATGAGCTGCAGCGAGTGACCACGTCGCCGGAGAATGCAGTCGAGCTGCTTTCCGCCGGGGGACGCATCAACGTGGTGGACTTGCTGCCCAGCGTGCGCTGCCCGACCTTAGTTCTTCACAGCGCCGGGGATGCGGTCGTTCCCATCGCGGAGGGCCGGCTGCTGGCGTCGCGCATTCCCGGTGCGCGCTTCGTGGAACTGCCCAGCCGCAACCACCTGGTCATGGCACACGAGCCCGCCTGGAAGGTATTCACGCGTGAGGTGCGGTCGTTCCTTGAAGAAGATGCCGCGCAGTACGCGGGTGGTTCCTTGCGGCTGGTGCGCGGCGGGCGAAGATAG
- a CDS encoding NAD(P)-dependent oxidoreductase, which translates to MNEKKRFRVFATCDIGDPALNILRQRGYELEVYPKPEPPPKKLIIEKVKSGVDGLITTLRDPIDAEVFEAGKGTLKGVAQIAVGFDNINRADANRYKVPFTHTADVLTEATAEFAFFILAAAARKLWPAEHLLRDNKWETWHPFLPFLGDEVTGKTLAVIGTGRIGLALIKKAIGFDMDILCYDAQYQNERFVANIQTLMDQRAATGICKERRHIRYVGLEEALRRADFVSVHVPLLRPGESDTPTYHLFDEKTFRLMKPSAYLVNTSRGPVVEENALYKALKERWIAGAAIDVFEKEPLPADSPLRDPEIADRLRLFPHFASAATITRLSPEPDKGMAGRCVQGLIDMLEGNYGGDVRKMPYVVNKEAFQ; encoded by the coding sequence TTGAACGAAAAGAAACGCTTTCGCGTCTTTGCTACCTGCGATATCGGCGACCCGGCCTTGAACATCCTTCGCCAGCGCGGCTATGAGCTCGAGGTGTATCCCAAGCCCGAGCCGCCCCCCAAGAAGCTCATCATCGAGAAGGTCAAGTCGGGCGTGGACGGCCTGATCACCACCCTGCGCGACCCGATTGACGCCGAGGTCTTCGAAGCCGGCAAGGGGACCCTGAAGGGCGTGGCCCAGATCGCCGTTGGCTTCGACAACATCAACCGGGCTGATGCCAACCGCTACAAAGTCCCTTTCACCCATACTGCCGACGTCCTGACCGAGGCCACGGCGGAGTTTGCCTTCTTCATCCTGGCCGCCGCCGCTCGCAAGCTGTGGCCCGCCGAGCATCTCCTGCGCGACAACAAGTGGGAGACCTGGCATCCCTTCCTGCCGTTCCTCGGCGACGAGGTGACCGGGAAGACGCTGGCCGTGATCGGCACCGGCCGCATCGGCCTGGCCCTCATCAAGAAGGCCATCGGCTTCGACATGGACATCCTCTGCTACGACGCGCAGTACCAGAATGAGCGCTTCGTCGCGAATATTCAGACCCTGATGGACCAGCGGGCCGCGACCGGGATTTGCAAGGAACGTCGCCATATCCGCTATGTCGGCCTTGAAGAAGCGCTTCGCCGGGCCGACTTCGTGAGCGTCCATGTGCCCCTGCTGCGGCCCGGGGAATCCGATACCCCGACGTATCACCTGTTCGACGAGAAGACCTTCCGGCTGATGAAGCCCAGCGCTTATCTGGTGAACACTTCGCGCGGTCCGGTGGTGGAGGAGAACGCGCTGTACAAGGCCCTGAAGGAGCGCTGGATCGCCGGTGCTGCCATCGACGTCTTCGAGAAGGAGCCTCTGCCCGCCGATTCGCCCTTGCGCGATCCCGAGATCGCCGACCGGCTGCGCCTGTTTCCCCATTTCGCCAGCGCCGCCACCATCACTCGCCTTTCCCCAGAGCCCGACAAAGGGATGGCCGGGCGCTGCGTGCAGGGGCTGATCGACATGCTGGAAGGCAACTACGGCGGCGACGTCCGCAAGATGCCCTACGTGGTCAACAAGGAGGCGTTCCAGTAA